The DNA sequence TGGGACGGGAGGAGACAACAGGCTCCAGGGCGACCGGGACTTCGGAGCCAAGGTCATCGATGCGCAAGGCCAGGCGGCCGGACAGGACATCAAGCAGGACACGTCCGCAGACCTCGGCTCGCCACCCTTGAAGAATGGATGGCTCTCGGCCTTCGGGTTGCCCATCGAGGTGCCATCGGATCAAGGCTTTCAGGTCGTTGGTTGATCCGACCAGCCCGGTCGAAATCTGATGGCGGGCGGCGCAATGAGCCATCGTCGCGTTGAGCAAGGAAGTCAACATCGACAGACCGGGTAAATCCTCTTGGCGTTCACCCGGTTCGGGAAGGCGATCATCGGGAACGGCCAGGGCCTCGGCGATCACGTCGAGCAACTCTCGCGATCGCGCCACCAGGGCCGGGCGATTGAAATCTCGCAGTGCTTCCAGGTCGCGTCGCGACTTCGGCTGACGGCGGGCGATGCCGACAATCAGGTCATCGCGCATGATCTGGCGGATCGGGCGATTGCTGGCACGTGCTTCCTCGACCCGCCAATCGTAAAGCCGGCGCGCAATTTCCAGTGACCGGCGGTTCAATCCACCCACACCAGGGAGCCGACGCCATCGATCCTCCTCGACCCGTCGGCGGACCGATTCGAGAAAGGCAGCAAACTCTCCTTCAGCACAGGAGCGTCGGTTGAAGCGTTCGAGGCGGTCGAGCAGATGGTCAGCCACGTCAAGCAAATGGGCGACATCGTCCAGGGCGTACTGGATTTGAGCCTCGCTTAGAGGGCGGCGGCGCCAGTCGGTACGCGTCTCACTCCCTGCGAGCGCAATGCCGAGCGATTGATTGACGAGGTTAGTCAGCGACATGGGGTAGCCGTAACCGGCCAGTCCGGCGGCGAGCTGGGTATCGAAGACACGCTCGGGCAATCGGCCGGTGCGAAGGCGGCAGATGCGAAGATCTTCTCCAGCGGCGTGCATTACAACCTCGACCGAAGGGTCGAGCACCAGTTCCCAGAGGGGGTCGAGATTGAGGCCACGTGCCAGGGGATCGACGGCGACCAATCGCTCTTTCGTGGCAATCTGGACGAGACAAAGGACCGGCTCGAAGGTTTCCTCTGAGACGAATTCGGTATCGAAGGCGAAGCGGCCCTGATCGCGGAGATGGCCGATGAGTTCGGCCAGGTCGGCGTCGGTGGAGAGCAAGGGTTCGAGGTGACGTCCCGGCATCGATATTGGTCAGCGGTCCGGATCGGAGGAGGTTGAAGTGTCGGCAATTGCCGCGCACGACGACACGATCGTCGATGCCAGCAATTTTGCAGCGGAAACGCGACTTCTCAGTGGGACTCAGGAGCCGATCTCGTTCCGATGTTGGCCCGTTATCGCATGACAGCGCCCCTCGTGCAAGGCCCGCACGGCGATGCCGAGAGCTCGACGATGGCGAGGAATCGATTATTGATTCCTTGAGCCCGCTTTATAAAGGACGTAACCGGCCCAGTGAACAGGATCAGCGGTCGCGGATCGAGCAGAGAGCGACTGGCGAGCCCGATCGAGGGCCTCAGCGGGAGAGAGGTTCCGTGAGAGCCCCTGGTGCAGTTCGGCGGCAAAGAGAGGAGCGGAGTCGGCTGGCGGATCCCAAAGACTCAGGATCACGGCGTCGGCCCCGGCGGCAAGCCAGCAGGCGGCCAGGTCACGCCAGGCGGTCGGTTCGGCGACTGCGGGTTTCGGCTGATGTTCCAGCCAAAGCAAGATGAGCGAGCCTTTGAGGTTGAGACCGAGGATGTCGGAGTCCGAGAGTCGGGACTCCTCCGTGTCAGTCGTGACTATTCCATCGGAGCTGAGCACTAGTTCCGGCTGACCAAAACGCGAGGTGGCCGGATCAAGCAGGGCAATGGTTGAAAGGTGGAGAATACGTGGTACCCGATTGGCATCGACTAGTCGGGTCAGAAGTTCCGTTGATGAGCTCGTCACGTCGACCTGAGTCGTCTCGGTCCGATAGGTGGATCGCACGGCCAGACCGAGGACTGGATCAGCCGTTGAAGCAACCAGCACTGATGCACCGGCGGGTTTGACTTCACGAAGTTCCGCCCGGGATCGGCGGAGCAGTGAGAGGCTTGGAACGTATTGAAGGCTCGGTGATTCCTGAGAGAATCGCTCGTCCCAAAGCCCTTCGAGTGGTAGTGCGGCCAGGGCATCGTCCGGCACGACGATCAGCCGATCAACGCCTTCCAGTGATTCGAGGAACGGACCGAAGACCGCGTTGGTCAACGCCGATCCGGGAGGGGCATCCGACAGAGCTGGAATTTCTGCAGTAGGAGGGAGAACGAGGTCCGGCTCGGGAGCGAGGGAAAGTAGGCCGTCAGGCAAAGCGGCCTGTTCCAACTCGTCGGGGCGGCCAGAGTCTCCAAGGGCGGCTCGCCAGAGTCTCGCGGATCGTCGGAGGTCCGACCGTCGAATTGGAAGCGTTCGGACGAGGACTGGCTGAGCAGGGCGGATCAGAAATCCGCTAAGCGACTCGGGACCGATCCCCGCCACGACCAGAATCGCCTCTCCATCAGAGAGACGGAGTGAGGCCAGATCGAAGGGGCGGATCGGATCGGTCAGGGCCAGTTCGCGATGCTCAGCGGCGTGGCGGACTTCAAGCTGTCGAACCAGGGCATCGGCATCCGAGTCGACTGACGGCCTCGGGTTGGACCCGATCGATTTGCGACGAGCGGCGTCGAGGCGAGGAGCCGTCGAGCCTCCTGGAGGAGCGACCAGTACAGAAGATCGAACGCGGGCCTCTCCCGATCGCTCAAACCAGTCGACCAGGGCCGCCTGATCGAGGGCTCCGAGGGCTCGCTCGGGCTGGCCCAGGGCAAGTTGACAGCGGGCGAGGCCCCGAAAGGCCCTTCCGGTGGCAACGCCGATCGGACGAGACGCACCTCTCGTACGGGTCTGATCCGTTTCAGTAACAAGTGTGCGGGCCGCCCGAGCGAACAGTTCGATGGCTTCTCCGGGGCGGTCGAGTCGTTCCAGAGCCTCGGCACGCTCCAGATCGGCCTCGATTGCCAGGTCTGATCGACGAGCCCGACGATGAGCTTCAGCTGCCTCGGCGAGCAGCGAGACACCCGCGCCTCGAGTCGACTCGGAGGCGACCGCGATCCGTCCCCGGATGTGGGCGATTGCGGCGGTTTCCGGGGCATCTGCGGGACCCTCCGGTGGAGCAATGGCTGGTGCCTCGGTCTCAAGCCCAGCCCGGCGACGGACGGTCTCGCGTCGAAGCGTCCATTCGGGGTCGTCGGGACGCTCGGTCTCCAGAACGAGCGCGGCCTCGGTCCAGCGTCCCAGAGCAGCCAGGATACTCACCCGCTCCAGGGTGGCTTCTCGGGCCATTCCGAGTTGGTGGTCCCGAATCGGATTCAATCGTTGGAGGAATCGATGGCTGGCCAGATCGGCCGCTTCCCAGTCGCGTCGGGCCACCGCGAGCGCTGCACCAATACGGTCGAACTCGGGAGCTTGCCGAAGGACGGGGTCTTGCCTGGCATACTCGTCCACCGGGAGGAACGCCGCCTGAGCCGCTTGCGGACGTCCAAGGGCGAGGAGTCCCCAGGCGGTCATGGCCTCGGCGATTCGGGCCTGTCGTTCCAGGCTCGGGTCGGCCTGGCGATATCGTTCGGCGGCAAGACGAAACTCGGTCAGAGCCTCCTCGATCCGAACGGCATTGCCGGCCTCCCTTCGGCCGTCGAAGGAGGGGACCAGGAGGGAGCCGGACCAGAGTCTTAGATCGGCTTCGCGGTCAAGCCGGCCTCGGAGCGTAAAGGCTTCACGGGCGAGGTTGAGCGGATGACGGATCGCTAGATCAGGCCAGCCAGTTTCCTGTCGGATGGCCGCGGTCAGCGTGGCGATCTCGGCCGAAGTATTACGATCAAGGGCCGGGTCGGCTTCGAGATCTCGCAACAAGGGACGCAAGGTGTCCAGTTCCCCTCGATCCAGCAGGCGACGGGCCTCCGCGATCCGGTCAGCCAGTCGCTGGGAGGTTGAGAACGAGCTCGAGGTCGAAGCCTCCGGCACCGTCAATGGCCGGGTGTGATAGGCTCGTTGCTGGGGTCGAAATGCGAGATCTGCGGCGCTATCCAGGGGAATAGGGGCAGCAGATTGGGCGAGATCCTCTGCATCGTAAACGAGGAGTCGTCCGCCGCCGTCGGCCAGAGCGACGCGACGACTGGAGGGATCGGCGGGATCGACCGCCACGCGAGTGATGCCTTCGGCGGGGATTCCCCGGACCTCGGCCGGCAAGGGAGGGCCTTCTCGGGGTGGTCTCATCAGCAAGATCCGGCCTTCACAGCAGACAATCAGACCGTCTCCACCGAGAACGGGGGCGAGGTCGACTCCCTTGGCGGGCAGCGGAAACCTCCAGCAAGGAGTTCCGTCGCGTTCGATCGCGACGAGCGCTGGGCCGTCTTCGAGGGGGCCGAGGATGCGGACGATCCGATCCCGAACCTCGGTCACGGCCAGGGCAGGACCGATCGGTTCGGGAGGGCCGTTGAGCTGCCTGGGTCTGCGCTCGCCTTGCCCGTCTTGCCGGAGTGCCACGATGGAACGGCCGCTGTCGAGAAAGCTCAAGGCCCGAACCCCCGAGGCTCGACCCGAGGAACGGGCTTCGGCCCGAGGATCACCGATCCGGTCGCGATCGGGACGAAATCGGAGGAGCCGACCGTCTTCGAGGCCGGCAAGCAGATCGTTCGGTCCGATCGGTTCCACCACAAGTGTCCCGACGGAGCCGCAATCCACTTGATCAATGGGCCGGGCCATCGCCTGGGAGGTGTCCCAGAGCACGAGTCCCGCGTCATCTGCCGTCACGGCACGGTCAGGCGCCAAAACGGCCAGGCTGGACAGGGTGCCTCGGTCTGGGACAACCAACCCGACCGAAACCGGACTTGGTCCACTGATAGGGCGGTAGATGGCGAACCGACCGTCGTTAAAGAGTGCTCCGAGGCGGCGATCTCCGGGCGAACCTCCCCACGAAAGAGCTTCGATGGCCGAGGGGCGGCCTGCAGGAGGGGCCAGTGCCCGGGGATTGGACGCGGCGAGCGCCCCGACGCGATCTCGGGAGGCAGCGTCCCTCGGTGCGCAGGCAATCCCACCCGGCAAGATCGCCAGGACCATCGCGAGGGCCAGTGACGGCGTCCTGGCCGCCGGAGGCGTAGGCTGGCCATCCTGGCCAGACCGAGTGCGTGTCATGTCAGTCGGTCCAGAAACGACCGAATGGCCGCGTCGGTCGCGCCGGGAGTTTCCATGGGGGTGAGATGCCCGGCCCCGGGGATCATGATCAACTCTCCGAGCGGAGCGGCTTCGGCCATCGCCTGGGCATCTTCCTCAGGAACGATGGCATCCTCGGATCCGGCGATCACGAGGACTGGAACGGCCAGCGTTCGAAGGACATCAAGGCGATCGGGCCGAAGGGCCATGCCTCGAAGGACCCCGGCCGCACCGATGGGAGAGGTCTGACGGATCATCGCCGCAACGTGCTCGACAAGTTCCGGACGTGCTTGCCGCGACGTCTCGGGAATGAGGAGATCCACCATGGCCGTGAGGGATTCGGTGGAGCCTTCCCGCTCAATCGCTGCGGCCCTGACTTCGCGATTGGCGGCGGCCTCGGTGCTGTCGGCTCCGGCACGGGTATTCAGGAGGATCAGCCCTCGAAGGCGATCGGGATACCGATCGGCCATCGCCAGGGCGACGTAGCCCCCCATCGAGAGGCCACCGACAACGTAAGGCGGTTCGACGCCGACGGTGTCGAGTGTCTCGATCACATCGGCCGCCAGGTCCTCCATGGGGTAAGGACCGGAAGGAGTCGGAGACTGTCCATGTCCTCGGAGGTCAGGCGCGATCACTCGATGATGATTGGAGAGCATTCCGAGTTGTGAGGACCACATGGAGCGATCGAGCGGGAATCCATGCAGCAAGACGACGGCCGGCCCCGTGCCGTGTTCGTCGAAGGTTAGCCTCATGGGCGGGGCTCCTTCCCTGGCGAGCGATCGGCGATGGCCCTGGCCCAGACCAGGGCCATCGCCCGAGTACCATTCCCGTTGCGTTCGGCGGATCGGTTCGCTGATTGTAGCGCGGAGGGCTCAAGACGGTCAAACCTGGGCTGACGGAGACTCGTTCAGTCCCGCCTGCTCGGGATTCGCGAAGTAGCGCTTGATGAGCGATTGCGGAGGCTTCGGACTGGCCAGGCTTCCAAGGATTCCCAGGCCGAATGAGGCGATCAGTCCCCAGATCAACGGATGAAGGCCGAACAGATGGATTTCCTCGCTTCGCCAGCTGACATTCAACGCTGCCAGGGGGGCGGCCAGGAGCACGGGAGAGAACAGGATCACCGTCGTGATGAAGCCTGCAGCCATCGCCAGCCAGGCCCCGATGCGGGTCATCCGTTTCCAGTAAATGCCGAGAAAGACAGGTGCGAGGAAGGTCGCCGCAAAGCCGCCGCCGGTCATCACAATGAAATCTTGCAAGAACCGAGGAGGGTTCAGGGCCATCAGGGTCACGAGGATGCCACTGATGGCGGTCGTCGAGTAGCTGATGATCTTGACGGATCGCTCGGAGAGATCGGGGTTGATACTCCTCTGGTAAATATCACGCACCACCGCTGAGCTGATCAGAAGCAAGAAGGAGTCAACCGTTGACATGACCGCCGCGAACGGGGCAGCGATCAAGATTCCCGCCAGCCACCAGGGGGCGACCCGGCTGGCAAGCTGGGGCATGATCTGGTCAGAGCCTGCTGTCAGTTCGGCCGGGTGAATGATCTGCTGCGCGGCAGTAAAGAGGAAGATAATTGGCAGGTAGATACAGCCGAAATAGATGGTGACGGTAAACATTGCGTAGCGCAATGTTTTACTATCTCGAAAGGCCATCAAGCGAACCATGGTTCCTGGTTGGCCCGCGCCGGAGATCGCCCACATGAAGAAGAACGAGATGGCCATGCCGATCGGATGGAACGGGTCGCCGGCTCCTTGACCTTTCTGCTTCAAACCGGGGCCGAAGACCAGATCGCTGCCGGGCCTCAGGTGGTTTGGCGCGTCCATCACGGGAGCGGTCCCGCCGCCTGTCAGATCGGGGTACCGTTCGAGTTTAGGAATTGAGGCCGAAACCCATCTGCTTGCCTCGGGAGAGGCGTTGACCGCCTTGACCACGTCCTGGGCGGTGGCCTGGATGCTGCCCGTCGGGGCAGCCAGGTTGACGTCAATCTGGATGCGGTCCTGCTCGTCTTCAAAAACCTCAACCGTCAGGGGTGGCCCATCGATGTCGAGGGCGACGGCCGGAGGCAGTGTCTTGTGGTGAACGATGACATCGGACCGAGTGTTGCCAAGATACTCGATCGCGTTGTCTTGGGCTGCCAGTCCGACCACCAGGCGGGGAGGACGCTCAGCCAGATCCTTGGTCGCCTTGTTCAATCCGCCTACAGCCATCATCGTAAAGGGAATCAGGATCAAGACGCCGATTCCCATGACGATCCCCTGCATGACGTCGGTCCAGACGACCGCCCGGAAGCCGCCGTAAGCCGTGTAGACAATGACGGTGAATGAAAAGAGCAGCAGGCCGATCACATAACCCGTGTTGGACCCAGCGATGGCGAGCAGTGGCGAAAGCAGCCCGGTTTGCTCCACCCAAGGGACGATTTGATCCCGATAGCCGGGTGTACCTTCAAGGAGAACGTCAAGGATGATCCCCCCGGCCTTGAACTGTGCGATCAGGTTCGTCAGCGTGAAGAAGACGATCACGATCGAGGAGAACAGGCCCAGGCCTGGCGAGGCAAATCGCTCGCGAATCACATCGGGAATGGTGAGCGCGCCGGCCCGTCGGGCGACCTGATTGAGGCGTTTGCCCATCAAGCCCATGGTGACCACGGGCACGATCATGTAGCTGCCGATCCAAAGCGCGACGATCCAGCCGTAGGTATAAACCAACGACGGATAGCCGGTGAAACTCCCCCCGCTGGCACTCGTGGCCGCAAAGGTGAAGGCCAGGGCCCAGACGCCAAGCCCTCGGCTCCCGAGGAAGTATTCCGCCAGGAACGACTTCTTCTGCAATAGGCGGTTGGACAGGATCGCCAGTCCGAAGACTCCGACCATGTAACCGAGGAAGACCAAGCCGGTCGCCAATTCGTGGGTCATGAGCGTCTCAGTCCTCGACGGCCGGATTGACCATCCGTTCGTCCTCGCCCCGGTCTTGCGGTTCGGGGTCGTCGGTCATGTAAACGAAGCAAAACCAGGCGCTGAAGAAAACGCAGAGGATCCAGGGGACGACGATTCCCCAGAAGGCCCAATCGGGAATCCCCAGTCCCAGCGGGGTCGTCAGCGATTCCAGCGTCCGGTCGTGCTGGTCGAGCGTCGGCAGCAGCGCCGAGACCTCTCCCGGCACGCGGTCGTGTCGGGTGTAACCGTTGAGGTAGCAGTACGACACCGACCAGACCATGCAGGCGGCCCAGGCCAGCAAAATGATAAGGGTTTCCCGTTTCGAATCGCGAAAAACGGGGTCGTCGTCCGGTTCGGCCATCGGCGGGCGTTCCTTGTCCTGGATGGGGTCCGGGGCAAGCAGAAGGAGGGTCTTTTAGACCGAACGGGAGAGCGTTCGGCGATTGGTTTCACACTTCTCTCACAACCGGGCCGACGATGCAATGACCTGCCGTCACAAATGATCCGACGACTCAATCGTGCCCAAGGTGCTGTTCGAACCACGAGGCCATCCGACCCAGGATCGCCCGCCGATTTTCCTCTTTTCGGGTCGAATGCCGTTCGTCGGGGATCGGGAATATCTCGAAGGGCTTGTTGGCCCGAATCAATGACGCGATGAATCGGGCAGAGTGTCGGAAGTGAACATTCTCATCGAGCAGGCCGTGGACGAGTAACAACGCGCCCTCCAGTTGACTGGCCTTGTCGAGCACGCTGGATTCGGCATAGCCGTCGGGATTGGTTTCCGGGGTGCCCATGTATCGTTCGGTGTAGCCGGTGTCGTAGCCGTCCCAGTCGGTGACGGGGGCGATCGCTACCCCCGCCTTGAAGGTTTCGGGAGCCAGCAGAAGGCAGCGAATGGTCATGTATCCGCCGTAGCTTCCGCCCGTAATTCCGACCCGTTCCGGATCGGCCTCCGGATAGGCTGCGGCGACGAAGTGGACCCCGTCGACCTGATCTTGGACCTCGACGGTTCCCATTCGACGGTTCAGGGCCGCCTCAAACGCCAAGCCGCGACGCGACGATCCTCGGTTATCGCATTTCCAGACGGCGAACCCACGCGCTGCCAGAAACTGCGCCGTCAGGTCGGCCGTCAGGCCCCAGGAATTCGTGACGCGTTGCACATGGGGGCCTCCGTAGACGAGCACGATCAGAGGTGTTTTCGTCCTTGGGGCAATTCCTTTTGGGGCGTAATAAGCGCCGTAAAGAGTGGTTCCGTCGCGGGTATTGAACTGAGTTCGCTGGGGAGTGACAAGCGTAAGTTGGGCCAGTTGCGGGTCATCACCGGCATCGGCAAGCGTGGCAAGCACCTGGCCGGTACGGTCGCGAAGGGTCGTTACCGGAGGTTGATCGGAGTTTGAGATCGTCACGGCGACCTTCGTCCCGTCGGGTGAGACGACGGCATCGCTGCAGAATCCTCGTCCCTCGGTAAATCGCTCGATAGGCCCTCCATCGAGCGACACTCGATAGAGGTCTCGATCCAAAGGCGACTCCCTCCCGGCCAGAAACCAGACCTCTCGACGCAGGTGGTCAAGGTGGACGACCGCATCGACCGGCCAGGCTCCCGAAGTCAGGGTCCGGAGCGGTTGACCGTAGCGATCGAGTAGCAGGAGATGCTTGAACCCTGATCGCTCGCTCGCCCAGAGGATTTCCCGGGTCCCCGGCACCGTGGTGAGATCATCGTGCAGGTTGACCCAGGATTCGGCGGTTTCTTCGATCAGGATCGAACGCTCCCCTGTTTTTCGATGAATCCGCATCAGGCGGAGGGATTGCTGATCCCTGGACAAGAGTTGCACCAACAGATGATGAGCGTCTTCCCAATTGACTCGGGCCAGATACCACTCCTCGTCCTCGTCGGAGAGTTTGAGCCACTGCGTTTCCCCTCCCGACAAGGAAACGACCCCGAGACGCACGTTTGCATTGGCGGCCCCTGCGAAGGGGTAGCGGTGCGACTCGGTCACAATGTCTGATTCGCCTTGATGGACAATCGTATATTCGGGTATGGCTCGTTCGTCGGTTTCCTGGTAGGCAAGATGGTTGCCGTCCGGTGACCACCAGAAGCCGGTCGATCGTCCAAGTTCTTCTTGGGCGATGAACTCGGCGAGACCAAACGATCTCCCCTCGGTGGCACCTTGCGTCAGTCGGGTTTCGGTTCCGGAGGAGAGGTCAAGAACGAAGAGTTCTCCTTCTCGAACAAATGCGACCCGCTTGCCGTCTGGTGAGAATTTGGGATCAATCTCGGGGGCGTCCGACTCGGTCAATCGTCGAAGCGGCTCAGTTCCTTCCAGAAGATAGAGGTCGCCTTTCAGGGGGAGGATGCTTCGGTCGGACTGCGGAGCACGGACAATCTGGCTGATCCCGGTGTCTCGAAGCCGAAGGCGCTCCCGGCGGAGCGCCTCTTCTTGAGAAACGTTCTCGTCGGTGTTCCCTTCATCGGGCGGCCGGGCGATGACTTGCGGCGTCGTGTTCTCGCTGGCTGAGGCCCTCCAGAGCACCCGAGCGGTTCCGTCTCCTTCGGGCAGGAGATACGAAACGAACCCACTGTCGGCCGAGAAGGCGAGGGCCGTCGGAACCGTGGTGCCGGGCGCCGGATGCTTCGATGCCGCCTCCAGGTCGACCGGGCGCCTGGACCTGACCGGGGGGTCCGCCATTGCGAGCGAAGCGGTCAGAACCAGGGCGGCGAATGCAATCGGTGCGAGCAACGGCGTCATGGGTGAGTCTCGGAAGAGTCGTCCCGCGGATTGGGGCGTGGTTGGTGAGCGTTGGGTCAGCAATCGACCGTTCCCATCGTGATGCGCATGCTTTCCTGTTGGCCTGGTTTCAGGATGCGAAGGCCAGCGTCGATCCCTCGTTGGTGCAGGTTGATCGCGTCGGTGGTCTGGGTGTACGGCTCGATGGCGATGATGTCGTCGCCGAAGGGTGGGGTGAAGACGACGATTTCTCGGAAGGGGATGGCGTCGAAACCGATTCGGAACTCGGCTCCCAGGGCCTCGTCAATCAGTCGGCAGACGACGAATCCTTCAGCGTTGTGCTCCAGACCGGTCAGGACGGCGTCGACCTGAAGCCCCTGCATCGACTTCCCCTGCCGGAAGTCGAGTTCCTCAGGAACAGGACGGACTTCTCCGGTCGGGATCGTTTCATCGAGGACCCATGTCTGAGCGGCCGGGATCACGACCTTCGTGCGAGTCAGGTCGCCTCCGTTTCCGAAGGGCAAACGGAAGTAAGGGTGGAAGCCCAGTCCATAGGGAAGATCACCTTCGGACTCGTTCGCCACGGTGGCGTCTAAGACCAGGGTCCGCCCATAGAGGGCATAGCGGAGGTCAAGGTAGCCTTCGCTTGGCCATCGAGGTTTGCCGCCAGGGAAGGTCTTCGACAGACGATACCGCCCG is a window from the Tautonia rosea genome containing:
- a CDS encoding ribonuclease D; amino-acid sequence: MPGRHLEPLLSTDADLAELIGHLRDQGRFAFDTEFVSEETFEPVLCLVQIATKERLVAVDPLARGLNLDPLWELVLDPSVEVVMHAAGEDLRICRLRTGRLPERVFDTQLAAGLAGYGYPMSLTNLVNQSLGIALAGSETRTDWRRRPLSEAQIQYALDDVAHLLDVADHLLDRLERFNRRSCAEGEFAAFLESVRRRVEEDRWRRLPGVGGLNRRSLEIARRLYDWRVEEARASNRPIRQIMRDDLIVGIARRQPKSRRDLEALRDFNRPALVARSRELLDVIAEALAVPDDRLPEPGERQEDLPGLSMLTSLLNATMAHCAARHQISTGLVGSTNDLKALIRWHLDGQPEGREPSILQGWRAEVCGRVLLDVLSGRLALRIDDLGSEVPVALEPVVSSRPIESNPPDGSP
- a CDS encoding CHAT domain-containing protein, whose product is MTRTRSGQDGQPTPPAARTPSLALAMVLAILPGGIACAPRDAASRDRVGALAASNPRALAPPAGRPSAIEALSWGGSPGDRRLGALFNDGRFAIYRPISGPSPVSVGLVVPDRGTLSSLAVLAPDRAVTADDAGLVLWDTSQAMARPIDQVDCGSVGTLVVEPIGPNDLLAGLEDGRLLRFRPDRDRIGDPRAEARSSGRASGVRALSFLDSGRSIVALRQDGQGERRPRQLNGPPEPIGPALAVTEVRDRIVRILGPLEDGPALVAIERDGTPCWRFPLPAKGVDLAPVLGGDGLIVCCEGRILLMRPPREGPPLPAEVRGIPAEGITRVAVDPADPSSRRVALADGGGRLLVYDAEDLAQSAAPIPLDSAADLAFRPQQRAYHTRPLTVPEASTSSSFSTSQRLADRIAEARRLLDRGELDTLRPLLRDLEADPALDRNTSAEIATLTAAIRQETGWPDLAIRHPLNLAREAFTLRGRLDREADLRLWSGSLLVPSFDGRREAGNAVRIEEALTEFRLAAERYRQADPSLERQARIAEAMTAWGLLALGRPQAAQAAFLPVDEYARQDPVLRQAPEFDRIGAALAVARRDWEAADLASHRFLQRLNPIRDHQLGMAREATLERVSILAALGRWTEAALVLETERPDDPEWTLRRETVRRRAGLETEAPAIAPPEGPADAPETAAIAHIRGRIAVASESTRGAGVSLLAEAAEAHRRARRSDLAIEADLERAEALERLDRPGEAIELFARAARTLVTETDQTRTRGASRPIGVATGRAFRGLARCQLALGQPERALGALDQAALVDWFERSGEARVRSSVLVAPPGGSTAPRLDAARRKSIGSNPRPSVDSDADALVRQLEVRHAAEHRELALTDPIRPFDLASLRLSDGEAILVVAGIGPESLSGFLIRPAQPVLVRTLPIRRSDLRRSARLWRAALGDSGRPDELEQAALPDGLLSLAPEPDLVLPPTAEIPALSDAPPGSALTNAVFGPFLESLEGVDRLIVVPDDALAALPLEGLWDERFSQESPSLQYVPSLSLLRRSRAELREVKPAGASVLVASTADPVLGLAVRSTYRTETTQVDVTSSSTELLTRLVDANRVPRILHLSTIALLDPATSRFGQPELVLSSDGIVTTDTEESRLSDSDILGLNLKGSLILLWLEHQPKPAVAEPTAWRDLAACWLAAGADAVILSLWDPPADSAPLFAAELHQGLSRNLSPAEALDRARQSLSARSATADPVHWAGYVLYKAGSRNQ
- a CDS encoding alpha/beta fold hydrolase, whose translation is MRLTFDEHGTGPAVVLLHGFPLDRSMWSSQLGMLSNHHRVIAPDLRGHGQSPTPSGPYPMEDLAADVIETLDTVGVEPPYVVGGLSMGGYVALAMADRYPDRLRGLILLNTRAGADSTEAAANREVRAAAIEREGSTESLTAMVDLLIPETSRQARPELVEHVAAMIRQTSPIGAAGVLRGMALRPDRLDVLRTLAVPVLVIAGSEDAIVPEEDAQAMAEAAPLGELIMIPGAGHLTPMETPGATDAAIRSFLDRLT
- a CDS encoding sodium/pantothenate symporter; protein product: MTHELATGLVFLGYMVGVFGLAILSNRLLQKKSFLAEYFLGSRGLGVWALAFTFAATSASGGSFTGYPSLVYTYGWIVALWIGSYMIVPVVTMGLMGKRLNQVARRAGALTIPDVIRERFASPGLGLFSSIVIVFFTLTNLIAQFKAGGIILDVLLEGTPGYRDQIVPWVEQTGLLSPLLAIAGSNTGYVIGLLLFSFTVIVYTAYGGFRAVVWTDVMQGIVMGIGVLILIPFTMMAVGGLNKATKDLAERPPRLVVGLAAQDNAIEYLGNTRSDVIVHHKTLPPAVALDIDGPPLTVEVFEDEQDRIQIDVNLAAPTGSIQATAQDVVKAVNASPEASRWVSASIPKLERYPDLTGGGTAPVMDAPNHLRPGSDLVFGPGLKQKGQGAGDPFHPIGMAISFFFMWAISGAGQPGTMVRLMAFRDSKTLRYAMFTVTIYFGCIYLPIIFLFTAAQQIIHPAELTAGSDQIMPQLASRVAPWWLAGILIAAPFAAVMSTVDSFLLLISSAVVRDIYQRSINPDLSERSVKIISYSTTAISGILVTLMALNPPRFLQDFIVMTGGGFAATFLAPVFLGIYWKRMTRIGAWLAMAAGFITTVILFSPVLLAAPLAALNVSWRSEEIHLFGLHPLIWGLIASFGLGILGSLASPKPPQSLIKRYFANPEQAGLNESPSAQV
- a CDS encoding S9 family peptidase, yielding MTPLLAPIAFAALVLTASLAMADPPVRSRRPVDLEAASKHPAPGTTVPTALAFSADSGFVSYLLPEGDGTARVLWRASASENTTPQVIARPPDEGNTDENVSQEEALRRERLRLRDTGISQIVRAPQSDRSILPLKGDLYLLEGTEPLRRLTESDAPEIDPKFSPDGKRVAFVREGELFVLDLSSGTETRLTQGATEGRSFGLAEFIAQEELGRSTGFWWSPDGNHLAYQETDERAIPEYTIVHQGESDIVTESHRYPFAGAANANVRLGVVSLSGGETQWLKLSDEDEEWYLARVNWEDAHHLLVQLLSRDQQSLRLMRIHRKTGERSILIEETAESWVNLHDDLTTVPGTREILWASERSGFKHLLLLDRYGQPLRTLTSGAWPVDAVVHLDHLRREVWFLAGRESPLDRDLYRVSLDGGPIERFTEGRGFCSDAVVSPDGTKVAVTISNSDQPPVTTLRDRTGQVLATLADAGDDPQLAQLTLVTPQRTQFNTRDGTTLYGAYYAPKGIAPRTKTPLIVLVYGGPHVQRVTNSWGLTADLTAQFLAARGFAVWKCDNRGSSRRGLAFEAALNRRMGTVEVQDQVDGVHFVAAAYPEADPERVGITGGSYGGYMTIRCLLLAPETFKAGVAIAPVTDWDGYDTGYTERYMGTPETNPDGYAESSVLDKASQLEGALLLVHGLLDENVHFRHSARFIASLIRANKPFEIFPIPDERHSTRKEENRRAILGRMASWFEQHLGHD
- a CDS encoding aldose 1-epimerase: MACHVRTEQRGDRTVWILNDTESEASASILPSCGFNLFDLKLPAAGALRSLVVAEPGWERIPQHPAKHGFPVLFPFPNRINQGHFEWEGTSYRLPLTKPPHAIHGFALDADWEVTDHGEGPDGAFLSGRYRLSKTFPGGKPRWPSEGYLDLRYALYGRTLVLDATVANESEGDLPYGLGFHPYFRLPFGNGGDLTRTKVVIPAAQTWVLDETIPTGEVRPVPEELDFRQGKSMQGLQVDAVLTGLEHNAEGFVVCRLIDEALGAEFRIGFDAIPFREIVVFTPPFGDDIIAIEPYTQTTDAINLHQRGIDAGLRILKPGQQESMRITMGTVDC